ACATTGGCGGAATACCTGCAAGTGTACCGTTACATTTGAAAATGATCTCCCAAAGTAAAAATCAGGGTTATAACCGGATTCATATTCAATACGATACGGTCTTTGGAGACCGAGTTACGGCTTACTTATTAATTCCGGATAGAAAAGAAGACCACCGTCTCCCAAGACTGGGGTATCCAGCAGTTATTGCCATGCATCCCACAATTGAGTATGGTAAGGATGATATTTCCCTTTCTACAGGTAGAAAGAACCGAAAGTATGCCATCGAGCTGGTTGAAAGAGGATATGTGGTGCTTGCGCCGGATGCATTGACTGCCGGTGAACGCATTTATCCGGGGAAAGTGGCATTTAACAGTGATCCTTTTTATGAGCAGCATCCGGGATGGTCCACTGTAGCTAAGAATATTACAGATCATATACAGGGTATTGATGTGTTATGTTCACTGGAAGAAGTGAATCCAAATGCAATTGGGGCCATTGGTCATTCATTTGGTGCTTATAATGCGTACTTTCTTGCCGGTGTAGATGAGCGCATCAAGGCTGTTGTGTCCAGCTGCGGGTTTAGTCCTTTTACAGGAGACCCAAGCCCTGATCATTGGACCTATCGGAGTTACCCCTACACCCATATCCCTAAGATTTCAGCAGATTTAAAAAAGGATCAGATTCCCTTTGAATTTCACGAAATTATCGCTTTATGCGCACCTACACCTTTTTTTAGCTATGCAGGTCAGGATGATCATATCTTTCCTCATTGGAAATCAATTGGGGAAGGCAATCTTGAACTGAAGAAGCTCTACAGTTGGTTAGGTAAGGAAGACTGCTTCCAGTCAATTATGG
Above is a window of Paenibacillus wynnii DNA encoding:
- a CDS encoding dienelactone hydrolase family protein, producing the protein MYTLSQINQTGIPPLLKSIESYNQWVDKLAGIRQIWLDYIGGIPASVPLHLKMISQSKNQGYNRIHIQYDTVFGDRVTAYLLIPDRKEDHRLPRLGYPAVIAMHPTIEYGKDDISLSTGRKNRKYAIELVERGYVVLAPDALTAGERIYPGKVAFNSDPFYEQHPGWSTVAKNITDHIQGIDVLCSLEEVNPNAIGAIGHSFGAYNAYFLAGVDERIKAVVSSCGFSPFTGDPSPDHWTYRSYPYTHIPKISADLKKDQIPFEFHEIIALCAPTPFFSYAGQDDHIFPHWKSIGEGNLELKKLYSWLGKEDCFQSIMGVGGHDFPEEIRMFAYVFLDQWLGNTRDHTTDGETLK